Proteins encoded in a region of the Sphingomonas sp. HMP9 genome:
- a CDS encoding division/cell wall cluster transcriptional repressor MraZ — translation MSVRGRYQGDGIGLVDDKGRVAIPSALRTTLSANAPKANGKDGGTIIIGAHQKNRCLVAYDPGYVDILAERLDRRESENTSETGEYDYNIKRAAASGEAVPFDGSGRFIMPAFPRFYAGIKGHAFFYGVLDYIEIWDPATLIATDGMPPVVKEMARFYMAEKGIQL, via the coding sequence GTGTCGGTACGAGGTCGTTATCAAGGAGACGGTATCGGCCTTGTCGACGACAAGGGCCGGGTAGCCATCCCCTCGGCGCTCCGCACGACGCTCTCCGCAAATGCGCCCAAGGCGAACGGCAAGGACGGCGGGACCATCATCATCGGCGCGCATCAGAAGAATCGCTGCCTGGTCGCGTATGATCCGGGCTATGTCGACATTCTTGCCGAGCGCCTCGACCGCCGCGAATCCGAGAACACGTCCGAGACCGGCGAATACGACTATAACATCAAGCGCGCCGCCGCGTCGGGCGAAGCGGTCCCCTTCGACGGCTCCGGTCGCTTCATCATGCCGGCATTCCCGCGCTTCTATGCAGGCATCAAGGGCCATGCGTTCTTCTATGGCGTGCTCGACTATATCGAGATCTGGGACCCCGCGACGCTGATCGCCACCGACGGCATGCCCCCCGTCGTCAAGGAAATGGCGCGCTTCTACATGGCCGAGAAGGGGATCCAGCTGTGA
- the rsmH gene encoding 16S rRNA (cytosine(1402)-N(4))-methyltransferase RsmH — MSRPDAPHIPVLLDEVLAALAPEPGETMVDGTFGAGGYTLALLKSGARVIAFDRDPDAITAGRTIEDAEDGLTLISADFSAMASELETRGLAPVDGVTLDIGVSSMQLDQAERGFSFQSDGPLDMRMAQAGMSAADFVNEADENEIADVLYQYGDEPKSRRVARAIVAARPLTRTGELAHIVRRALGYKAHDKKDPATRAFQAIRIHVNRELGELADGLLAAERVLKPGGRLAIVTFHSLEDRMVKRFLRTRSGGAPSGSRHLPQVKAPVDPSFSHVGRGVRAGEAEIARNPRARSATLRTARRTSAQPWTEEVTT, encoded by the coding sequence GTGAGCCGTCCTGACGCTCCACACATCCCCGTCCTGCTCGACGAGGTTCTGGCCGCGCTGGCGCCCGAGCCCGGCGAGACGATGGTCGACGGCACGTTCGGCGCCGGCGGCTATACGCTGGCGCTGCTCAAGTCGGGCGCTCGCGTGATCGCGTTCGATCGCGACCCCGATGCGATCACCGCCGGCCGGACGATCGAGGACGCCGAAGACGGGCTGACGCTGATTTCTGCGGACTTCTCGGCGATGGCCTCCGAGCTCGAGACGCGCGGGCTGGCGCCGGTCGACGGCGTGACGCTCGACATCGGCGTGTCGTCCATGCAGCTCGACCAGGCGGAGCGCGGCTTCTCGTTCCAGTCGGACGGGCCGCTCGACATGCGGATGGCGCAGGCCGGTATGTCGGCGGCGGACTTCGTCAACGAGGCGGACGAGAACGAGATCGCCGACGTGCTGTATCAATATGGCGACGAGCCCAAGTCGCGGCGCGTGGCGCGGGCGATCGTCGCGGCGCGCCCGCTGACGCGGACCGGCGAACTGGCGCACATCGTCCGCCGCGCGCTGGGCTACAAGGCGCACGACAAGAAGGACCCGGCGACGCGCGCGTTCCAGGCGATCCGCATCCATGTGAACCGTGAGCTGGGCGAGCTGGCGGACGGGTTGCTGGCGGCGGAGCGCGTGCTGAAACCCGGCGGTCGGCTCGCGATCGTGACCTTCCACAGCCTGGAGGACCGGATGGTGAAGCGCTTCCTTCGTACCCGGTCCGGCGGGGCGCCTTCAGGCTCCCGTCATCTTCCGCAGGTGAAAGCCCCGGTAGACCCTAGTTTTTCTCATGTCGGCCGCGGTGTGCGCGCCGGCGAGGCCGAGATCGCACGCAACCCGCGCGCGCGCTCGGCGACATTACGGACGGCGCGGCGGACCTCCGCGCAACCCTGGACGGAAGAGGTGACGACATGA
- a CDS encoding peptidoglycan D,D-transpeptidase FtsI family protein, which yields MTALVARPVSQQRSANQRHALVATAHTRLMMLMFLFGAAVLVVIGRLGMLAVQASLADPQARAATIAARGDIVDRNGAPLARTIDAWTIAVHPKKLIGDPTEVASKLAALMPEAGDQAHYYALLTSGKSFIYLQRRASPALVEQVNAIGEPAIVFDRDTQRLYPQSTMAAHALGFLSTAGHGMSGMERVLDERLTNPALNGTPVALSLDNRVQAAMESELGRAMTTFSARGAGGIVLDVATGEVIAMVSLPTFNPNRVGMSGSEQLRNITTQSVFELGSTFKPITMATAMDTGVVTSFARRFDATHPLQVGRFTIHDERGDPKRWLNMAETLIYSSNIATARVADEVGPARMQTMFKKLGFDTKPDIELREKGRPLWPKYWARTTTMTTAYGHGIAVTPLHLASAYAALVNGGIWRPATLLKVAPGHAPVGRRVISEQTSARMRQMLRLIVQRGTGRKGDAPGYRVGGKTGTAEAAVSGGYDHSRNVATFAAAFPMDAPRYVVLAMLDSPLGTKETAGWKTAAWNTAPVVGRTISRVGAILGVVPDAHRDIDVSDIVPTLWQDPTRTQPTGQ from the coding sequence GTGACCGCATTGGTCGCCCGGCCTGTCTCGCAGCAACGTAGCGCCAACCAGCGTCATGCACTGGTGGCGACCGCGCACACGCGCCTGATGATGCTGATGTTCCTGTTCGGCGCGGCGGTGCTGGTGGTGATCGGGCGGCTGGGGATGCTGGCGGTGCAGGCGTCGCTCGCCGATCCGCAGGCGCGCGCGGCGACGATCGCGGCGCGCGGCGACATCGTCGATCGCAACGGCGCGCCGCTGGCGCGCACGATCGATGCGTGGACGATCGCGGTCCACCCCAAGAAGCTGATCGGCGACCCGACCGAGGTGGCCAGCAAGCTGGCCGCGCTGATGCCCGAGGCGGGCGACCAGGCGCATTATTATGCGCTGCTGACGTCGGGCAAGAGCTTCATCTATCTCCAGCGGCGCGCCTCGCCCGCGCTCGTCGAGCAGGTCAATGCGATCGGCGAACCCGCGATCGTGTTCGACCGCGACACGCAGCGCCTGTATCCGCAATCGACGATGGCGGCGCATGCGCTGGGCTTCCTGTCGACCGCGGGGCACGGGATGAGCGGGATGGAACGCGTGCTCGACGAGCGGCTGACCAACCCGGCGCTCAACGGTACGCCGGTCGCGCTGTCGCTCGACAACCGCGTCCAGGCGGCGATGGAGAGCGAACTCGGCCGGGCGATGACGACGTTTTCCGCGCGCGGTGCGGGCGGCATCGTCCTCGACGTGGCGACGGGCGAGGTGATCGCGATGGTCTCGCTGCCGACCTTCAACCCCAACCGGGTCGGCATGTCGGGCAGCGAACAGCTCCGCAACATCACGACGCAGAGCGTGTTCGAGCTTGGCTCGACGTTCAAGCCGATCACGATGGCGACCGCGATGGATACCGGCGTCGTCACGTCGTTCGCGCGGCGGTTCGATGCGACGCACCCGCTGCAGGTCGGCCGCTTCACGATCCATGACGAGCGCGGCGATCCCAAGCGCTGGCTCAACATGGCCGAGACGCTGATCTATTCGTCGAACATCGCCACCGCGCGCGTCGCCGACGAGGTCGGGCCGGCGCGGATGCAGACGATGTTCAAGAAGCTGGGCTTCGACACCAAGCCCGATATCGAACTGCGCGAGAAGGGCCGCCCGTTGTGGCCCAAATACTGGGCACGCACGACGACGATGACGACCGCCTATGGCCACGGCATCGCGGTGACCCCGCTGCATCTGGCCAGCGCCTATGCCGCGCTGGTCAATGGCGGGATCTGGCGGCCGGCGACGTTGCTGAAGGTCGCACCGGGTCATGCGCCCGTTGGTCGCCGCGTGATCAGCGAGCAGACGAGCGCGCGGATGCGGCAGATGCTGCGGCTGATCGTGCAGCGCGGCACCGGGCGCAAGGGCGATGCGCCGGGCTACCGCGTCGGCGGCAAGACCGGCACGGCCGAGGCGGCGGTGTCCGGTGGCTACGATCACTCGCGTAACGTGGCGACGTTTGCGGCCGCGTTCCCGATGGATGCGCCGCGTTATGTGGTCCTGGCGATGCTCGATTCGCCGCTGGGCACGAAGGAAACCGCCGGGTGGAAGACGGCTGCGTGGAACACCGCGCCGGTCGTGGGCCGCACGATCTCGCGCGTCGGCGCGATCCTGGGCGTGGTGCCCGATGCGCACCGCGACATCGACGTGTCTGACATCGTGCCGACTTTGTGGCAGGACCCGACCCGCACACAGCCGACCGGGCAATGA
- a CDS encoding cysteine synthase A yields MHTTPDTLALIGNTPLVRLKGPSDATGCDIFGKCEYANPGASVKDRAALFIVEDAEQRGLLQPGGTIVEGTAGNTGIGLALVANAKGYKTIIVMPETQSREKMDTLRALGAELVLVPAAAFSSPCHFVHTSRRIAEETPGAIWANQFDNTANRRAHIVGTAEEIWAQMDGRIDGFTCAAGTGGTIAGVGLGLKAKDESVCIALSDPHGAALYNYYAHGELKAEGSSAAEGIGQGRITANLEGAPIDTQFRISDQEGYAWVRRLLDEEGLCLGLSSGINVAGAVALAKHLGPGKRIATILCDTGFRYLSTLYDPEWRQAKGLP; encoded by the coding sequence ATGCACACGACACCTGATACGCTCGCCTTGATCGGCAATACGCCTCTCGTTCGCCTGAAGGGGCCGAGCGATGCGACCGGTTGCGATATCTTCGGCAAATGCGAATACGCCAACCCCGGCGCGTCGGTGAAGGATCGCGCAGCGCTCTTCATCGTCGAGGACGCTGAGCAGCGCGGATTGCTCCAGCCCGGCGGTACGATCGTCGAGGGTACGGCGGGCAATACCGGGATCGGGCTCGCGCTGGTCGCCAATGCGAAGGGGTACAAGACGATCATCGTCATGCCCGAGACGCAGAGTCGCGAGAAGATGGACACGCTGCGCGCACTGGGGGCCGAGCTGGTACTGGTGCCGGCCGCTGCGTTCTCCTCGCCGTGCCATTTCGTCCATACCTCGCGGCGTATCGCCGAAGAGACGCCGGGTGCGATCTGGGCGAACCAGTTCGACAACACCGCCAATCGCCGAGCGCATATCGTCGGGACCGCCGAAGAGATCTGGGCGCAGATGGACGGGCGCATCGACGGCTTCACCTGCGCGGCGGGGACCGGCGGGACGATCGCCGGCGTCGGGCTTGGGTTGAAGGCGAAGGACGAGAGCGTCTGCATCGCACTCAGCGATCCGCACGGCGCCGCGTTGTATAACTATTACGCGCATGGTGAGTTGAAGGCGGAGGGGTCGTCGGCCGCCGAGGGTATCGGGCAAGGGCGTATCACGGCCAACCTGGAGGGCGCGCCGATCGACACGCAGTTCCGGATCTCGGACCAAGAAGGCTATGCCTGGGTCCGTCGCCTGCTCGATGAAGAGGGGCTTTGCCTTGGGCTCTCGTCGGGAATCAACGTCGCGGGTGCGGTTGCGCTGGCAAAGCATCTCGGGCCCGGCAAGCGGATCGCGACGATCCTGTGCGACACCGGCTTCCGCTATCTCTCCACGCTGTACGATCCCGAATGGCGTCAGGCGAAGGGTCTGCCTTGA